In the genome of Catharus ustulatus isolate bCatUst1 chromosome 1, bCatUst1.pri.v2, whole genome shotgun sequence, the window agggcacaggagtTCTGGTCGTTGTTGGCAtcctccaggtgctggaggtCAGGAGCCCACCAGATGATGGGGCGCAGGGCGCCGTTAGTGTAGCTGTAGGGCAGGAGGCGGCTGCTGAAGCGCCGGGCCACGGCGGGCAGGCTGCGGTTCAGCCCCAGCACCCTGTCCAGGTGGAAGGCCAGCACCTCGTACAGGTCCCCGGGACGCTTGATGAGCCCACAGCTCCCATCCTGGCAGTCTCCTTCTGGGCTGGCTGCCGAGACATCCCCCTTGGCATCTCCCTTGGCATCCCCCACAGCACGCAGCTGCACTCGCATGATTTgcccgtgggcagggacacgggTTTTGGAGACCACCTGCCCACTGGACAGCAGCCACATCTTCTGGCGGTCATCAGCAGAGAGCCATGGGGCCGTGTCCCTCTCCATTTCCCGCCGCCTCCTGTTCCGGCCAGaggcctgctcctgctgcaggcgTGTGCGGGGCTTGGGGAGCCTTTTTCTGTGGGCCTGTCCTCCAGACAGGGGAGCGGCCACCTCCCTCGGGGGCCCTGGGGGGAATGAGgcctgcagtgggagcagggaatgctctGGTGGTGGGGGCAGGTGGAtgagagccagcagggccagggccagcagcaccccggcagctgctggggctgggggcttcatCCCCATCCTTCGCCATGGTCGCTGGGCCTGCAGGAAAGAAAGGTGGAATGATGCAGGAGTGTTACTGCAGGCAGAGTCCTGGCAGGGTTTGCTCTAGAGGAGCAGCCCCTCTGCTTGTGTGTTCCCTGAAAGAGGCATTTCACAAGCACTCACTGCCTCCACAGCACTACAGCAGGAGGGTTATGGCTGGTGCCATGATTTGTGCCAGAAATCAGCGGCAGTCCCTTCAGAAGCAAATAAGACCAAGAGCCCACTCCCCACACAGAGGTTGCCATATCTGCAGCTCTGAGGTACAGGATGACCTTATGGGCAATAAACTCTTCATGGtcaaatatttcactttaaaatatttcactttaaaGACTcgagaaatgaaagaaaagaaaaaaaccagaaaaaagaaagaaagaaaaaaaaaaaccacaccaccAAAACAGAGCCCATTCCTGTCTAGATGTGAACACTTCCCAGTTCCtaagagattttgtttttcaaccCTTACTCTGAGCACCCTCACTGGCTCCTATTCTGGTTGCACACTGAACCCATAACTTAGATATCTCAATGTGTGCTGAGACAAGGCCTCTGGAGCTCTGCCCATTGCTGTATTCAGCAAAAGCAGGGCAGCTCCAAGTGTCAGTCAGAACCTGGGACTGGCTATGGTTCAGAAAAAAGGGTGTAAACCCctggagggctggagcaccttctcctatgaagacaggctgagagaattggggttgttcagactagagaagaaaaggctctgggAAGAACTTACAGTACCGTCTTGTGCCCAAAGGGGCCTATGAGAGAGCTGAAGGAtgtggagtgacaggacaaggggaaaggactttaaactgaaagagaggtctagattagatattaggaaaaaaattcttaactgTGAGAGTCTtgaggcattggaacaggttgctcaatTAAGCTGTGGAGGCCCCACCCATGCAGTGTTCAAATCCAGATTGGATGAAATtcagagcaacctggtctagtggaaagtgtccttgCCCATGACTGGTGGGTTCAAATTACATAACTTTGAGGTtccctccaacccaaatccTTCTATGAGTCTGTGATACAATCTATGCTATATGTGAATCCTAAAGTATTCTGATTCCCAGCACTAAGGAACTGCCTTTaaacagctggggctgccctaAGCACAGGATATTCCCATTTAAGCTGAGTTAGAGGGCAGTGGTGGGGCAGCACCGTGACATTCTCCAAGCCAATCCAGTCCCCAGACCATGCTGCGTCCATGCCTCATTCACTCAGGTTTGGGCAGCCTCACAcgctgcaggaggctgcagccacaAAAAGCACCTTGGTGccatttctctgctttcaaCAGGCATTTCCAAGCAGCTCAAACCCACATTGGAAGCCAAAGTGATGGTCAAGTAGATACTTTTTTCtccaattatttattttggaaacatGAGCATATCCATGGCAGACACAGCAGGACAATATATTGCCAAGGAAGGGATAAGAGACTGTTTATAAGAGGAGAAGTTTGAAAAAAAGAGCTAAAAAGCTGGGGAGGTGAGAGCCAGCAGCCAGAATAACTTCCAGAAAGCAGCTGGGCAAGCAAAAGAATTTCCAACCGTGGGGCTTTCAGGACCGCAGGCTCCCACtgaccacagggacacaccATCAGCACAACTCCTGCCCCACAAGAAGCTGCCCCAAGCGACTCCAGTGCATGAGCTTATAAGCTGCAGTATGCTAAAATCCATCAGGTTTCATGTCCTCAGCTTGGGGAGACTGCTTCAGACAGCTCTCTGGTGAGGAGCTGCACCCCTTGCAAAGACACTACATCAGCTGAGGTGGGTAAGAGGAGCCACCAACCCGCTGGCCTCACCAGGGGTGTTCCATCCATGCCTCCCTTTCAAGAGCAGATTTAATGCAGTTTATAAGAGCTATTGATGGTGCACTTGGAGTGATTCAGCTTTATAGCTCTCACTTAATTGCTTCTCTACCAGAAATACAGTGTAGTGCAGCAAAATATATCTGCTGGGCTGAATCCTTTTTTCAGACAGGGTTTACACCAGCCTCTCCCAGGAACCAGGGGCTGTCTGGTACAGGACTTTGGGACCTGCCAGGGGACCCCTGCTCTATCTCTTTCCAGAGCAGAAAGGACCTAGTCTGGGGTGAGACTGTCCAGAGAGGGATGTCCTGTCCTAGATCACCAGCAGGGTCAGTCAAGGCCTGGCATTAACTGTCCCAGGCATCAAACTACATGGCTAAATCATTGTCTTGGGTACCTTTCTGGGGAGGGGATGAACATGACCACACTTCTGCAAGGAGCTGGCTGTGAtgcctctccagctctttcccACTTGGATGGGATAATGATTTGCTGTGGAACCACAGCCAACACCAAGTGGCACAGGCAACGCCCAAGGTCAGCTACTCAAAAACTTCATGCTCGGATTTCAAGCACATTCTGCAGAGTGCAGACACACATTCTTTCCCAAACATCTGCAATCCATGTCTGACCTCCTGAGCAAGAGTTTAGGGGAGGTGCAATGTCTAAATCCTAGTTTAACCATAGTAAAATAATTCTATGGCATATAAAGGGCTGGTCCTGGTATCCTGATATCCACAGTCCTTTCAAATCATCACTCTAAGTGCCTCACAATCTGTTCCTTTGGCCTCAAAGTATGCTGCATTAATAGCAGTGATATCTATGGAATCAATCCCAAAGGATAGGGATATGTGTAAATCTCAGTAATTCTATCTGCATCCAGCCAAGTCCCTTCCCAATCTGTGCTTGGTTGGGCATGTTTTCCCAGCAcctcccctgtcccaccctTCTGGAGAGACACAGCCCATCTCACTTTCACCAAAACCCCCATAACCCTTTTCTTCAGCACAGAGGATTTTCAGGGTGATTGTTTTTGTTATCCAGTTGATAACCCTCTGGTTGCTTATACCATCTCTGGGTGTCTAAAAAGCCTGTCTGCCGTAACTTCCAGTATCCTGGGGGGAGAATGCATGTGGGAGCCACATGGAGAGCCTTCaaaacactgcaggaaaaatcctttttaacCCACAGCCTGAGAACAGAGTATGCCAAATGGATGGCAACGATTGCTGGGTTTTTAATGTCAAGTCATTTTACAGTCCAAGTGGTTAAGAAATCATTATTGTCCAAACCCAGTTTGTCTTCCTTGTCAGTGAGTTTGGGTTTGGGCATCACAAGTTAGAGTTCCATCGCTTTCCCAGCCTGAACTTGAAACCCCTAGCTGTGAAGTTGGACAAGGGCCAGTGCAGGCTcccttccccagtgctgctcaaGGTTTCCCTGCCACATCgacaacaaaaagaaacaaaaaaggtgCAAGTGCAGTCTCTGTGTTATTTCTGGCGATTGATATTGCAAATTTAATTAATAACCTAGGTGATAAAacattgcagaaaaatattgtatttacaAGCCCTGGGTAAATACTTTTCCAGAGTCTTTCTCTGAGCCCATGTTctaaaaaaatgctgcagtttaaGCTATGGCTTTGATTCAGCCCGAAATGCAAACCATACGTACATCTCTGCGTTGCCAGGCTGACGTACTGACAGTACAGCTTGTCTTTGCCAGAAATTAGGTCCTTTTCCCAGCAGGCAAAATCCATGAAAAGGCTTAAGAGAGGTACTACTTGTTCCAGGATGCCAGTAAGTAAATAATATATATTCTCACTCATCAGAGGGACACACAACACAGTCCAGGCTCTGAAGGCACAGTGGAGAGCTGTGAAGCTTTGATGCTAGGAGATAAAACTTTCTAAGTCTAGTTGGGGGTGAGGTGGGGGAGGGCTATCCTTGACATTGTATTCCCAGGATGCTTGAACCTTGGCAGAATTTGAAGCGGAGAAGCctgttttcaatttcttttcaaagtgcATCAAATTGGCTTTGTCGagcttgaaagaaaagaaaaacaaaccccaaacttcaTTATCCAAGAATGTAAGAAACAGTCCTGAGACTAGAAGGATGCCACGGAAATACGTGGCTGCTGAAAACTGGATTGATTCCTGCTTTCCCCTGGCATTCAAATGAGtcctcccatccctgcaccaGCACTGCAAGACCCCTTTAGCAGTAAATCCCACTGTCCCAAAGAGGTGCCCAAAGAAGCCAGGATGGCTCAGCCATGGCCATGTCACTCTCAGCCATCCACCTGCCCTAGACTCCCAGGCTCAGAGGACTTTGCCAAAGGCACCCTGCCCATGAGCAGGTTAAAGGCAGGCCTGTGCATTTCTCTGGGTGCACACTGAGCGGGTGCATTCTGCATGGGGGGTGCaacacacagggctgtgctcacccGCCCAGCTCTGTGCTCGCTGCCCGCCCAATGAACCGCAAAACcgcctgggcagcaggaggtgcAGCCTGCCGTGACCAATTTTAACAAAGACTGCTTGAAAAACAAGTGGGAAACCTCCTCTGCCTGCCCCCCACCTCTGGGAATGTCTCCAGAGCCTTGCACCCACACATGGTGCTTATGGCAGGTCCCAGTGCAATGGGGGAGCAGGCACATCAATCAGATCTGGGATTGGATCAGCCTCTTCTTTTTCATACTGTGCAGGaggttttcttggtttgttAAGGGCATGGCACATGGGCTGGAGACCCATAACTATGCTGAAGACATGGAAGGAGACAAAACCTCTCCATGCCGGGAGTGACTCTGGGCAAGtctgagcagaaggaaatgcttGGCAGTGTCTGTTGCCCATCATTCAAGTGCCTAAGTGCCTTCCTATATTATCCTGATCAGGGAAGATAGATGGCTCGCAGAGTGGGAATTGACTAAAGACAGCTATTAAATGAGGACTACCAATCCCAAAGGTAGCTCTGGCTCAGAGAGGCTCCCAGGAGGCCAGGTCTGCTGTGTTCCCTCAGCACATGGGGACAGCTCCACTGACACTCACCTGTACCCATACCGCCATGGGGAATGAAGAATAAGACAGCCCTTCATCTGGCCTCGCGATCCATCAAAGTGGCTGTAATTCCTAGCAGACCCACACCAGCTTTGTGTCCTGGCTTTTCTTCCTCCAGAAATtaagtttttttcctcaaaaatgcTCTTTCAGAGGGGAGAACCATGACCACACTATATTTCTGCACTCTGCAGACACCCTGAAGACCATCCTGCTTGGctccaggacagggatgtggcAGGTAGGCCATGCCTGTCTGCTCAAggtgctgctccatccccacttCCATACAAGTGGCTTGGGAAACTCAAGCCAGGCActgagaaagagggaaagggggctGCTACCATAAAGCCTTTGAAATGGAGTCATGGCAAACATTGGGTAAGGTGAAGCTGGGGAGATGGAAATGTGACACATCACCACATGGTGCTGGGTCCTTCCCTGCAGAGTCAGCAGAGTCCTCAGAGCTGGCACACAAACCTCCCCACCAGCATgtccaaaaccaaaccagaaaatgaCCAAGTTAAATTGCCTGGGATGAAACCTTAAAACATGCTGTAATTTGCTAAATTTCAGACAGTCTGCAAAGTTTCTGGGATCATTTATAGCCTAAGTGTGACACAAGCATGTGCTTTGCACTAGCAGAGGGCAGCACTTCGGCAGCGGCATAAATGGATGAAACAGTCTTGGCACCATTCAGTCTGAGCACTGACTTCAAAGGGATGGTGCCAACACACCGCCTTTGAATTCTCAAATAATGTTGCCTTCACAATTCTTCCCAGTTATCACTATGGCCTTGGAGCAGCAAATTATAAAAACCTGGAAACCTTCAAGCTCCACAGCCTCCCTCTAGTAATAACCTGGCATGTCCTTGGCTCCAGGCCCTGCATCAGCCCCTCAAGCTTTTTGCTTCCAAGGGATGAAATGTCCTGTTTCTTGCTCTAAACCTAGACTAActgtttctggtttttgggAGGCTCCTTGCCCTGgacgtacagtaatttcacgaccataaggcgcaccagactataaggtgcacccccggggagtcagcaaaattcgcaactttgtagatcagataaggcgcaccggactataaggcacacttccaggtttggggaaaaattttagtcaaaagggtgcgccttatagtcgtgaaattactgtacttccttgCACAGCCAtaggctgagcacagccccttCTCACATATCCGTCATCCAAAGGACCATTTTGAACAAAATCTTCAGCCATAGCTGTAAACTGCTCTATTTAACAGTGCTGTTCCCATTGCACTGTCTGCTCCCAGTGGAGTAATGCGCCAAAGAAGTACAGCAGAAACACAGCCTTGTAATCCCCTCGCCCTCTCCAGGAGTAGCTTAAAAGAGTGGCAAGACTCCCAGCATCCCATATGTCCTGTTCAGTATATCTGAAGAAGGAAGACCTGGAGCAGGAGACACACCTTGAAGGAAACAGATAGCCAGCACTTGGCTGGAGGACACCACACCATGGGGTGCAGCTGATGCAGCCAAGGTCAGGGCTGCTGCTTGGGGGGACCCAGAGGGGACACACACCTTGTCCTGCACTTGGTGTGGACTAAACCCCTGCAGGGTACCTGCAGGGACTTGCTTATCCTGTTATGACACTCTCCTTACCCCAAAATTATGTGATTTTCGCTGAGCCAAAGGAAAGATTCATAATTCTCCTCACTCCCACTGTGTAAATCTCAGCTTGCAGAGAGTTAATACTCAGCTCTGTGTGGGATGGACAGGGAGTTTTTCATCCTGGTGCTATGTACAGCGCAGCTCAAGACCACTCTGGTTTAATCCCAGAAGTCAACACAAAGcaccacaaaaataaacagtCTCCAGTATGCCACACTTCCTCTGCTTAAAGTAAACTAAAAGCTTTCAGATGCCTTATCTTTCTCCTGTTGAAGTTCAGAGTAAGGGCTTTTACTGCAGACTCTTGCACCTAGCTGGATCTTCTACCTCTTGGAGACACATTCTCCCAAGAGATTGATGGCAGTCTTTCAGGATACATCACTGAGATGTACAGGTCTGCTGTCATTTGCATGTGCAAACATCTCCCTTTCACCACTGATTTCAAAAGTGATGTCAGCTTGAACCCAAACCATCCAGATCACTGAGAACCTGAAACAGCATCCCATGTTTACAGGGGACAGTAAGGACTTGGGCAGCCCTGAATGCATGACCATCCTGTTACCTTCATGGGACAAGAGAGGTGCTCCTCATCTTCCTTTGTCTGCCTCTGCTCATTCCCCTAACCCTCAGACTTACATGAGAGCAGCACAACCTAGAAATTCCTGGCAGGGACATCAAAgagggaaagcagcagttttgggaggcTGTTGCTCCCTCACTCCACCACTGCTGTGCAGGCTCCTGACAggtttcccttttccccctcccctcgtCCCAGTTTCCCAGCCAGCCTGTTGCACTCAGCTCCATAAGttttcagagcagctttccCATCTGCCTGCTGAACCAGCAAGAAGGGGGCCCCTTCCCCAGTGAAACAGATGTGGCTTGCCTTTGTGCAACATCTGCGCCTCATGTCCCGCTCATTTTGAACAGTCTTGCCTTTGTTTCTGAGGGGTTGTACAGGGGATGCTTTGGAGGAGGGCAGCAGCCTGTGGCCCATGGGCTGAACTCCTTCCCTTCAAGTGCCACACACAAACTACCTCCAACCCTGACTTAGTTTCTTCTGGGGAAGAATATGCTTTGCTCCTGTGGCATTCTGGAACTGACagtcctgctcctcagcaggtTTCAGCCACAGACCATAGCTTCGGAGCTGACTCCTTTGGGATTTCCAAACCCAGGGACATAATAACTGGAATCTGGGAGCCATGGATCCCCTTC includes:
- the GASK1A gene encoding Golgi-associated kinase 1A encodes the protein MAQRPWRRMGMKPPAPAAAGVLLALALLALIHLPPPPEHSLLPLQASFPPGPPREVAAPLSGGQAHRKRLPKPRTRLQQEQASGRNRRRREMERDTAPWLSADDRQKMWLLSSGQVVSKTRVPAHGQIMRVQLRAVGDAKGDAKGDVSAASPEGDCQDGSCGLIKRPGDLYEVLAFHLDRVLGLNRSLPAVARRFSSRLLPYSYTNGALRPIIWWAPDLQHLEDANNDQNSCALGWLQYQEMLQHHRPMLVARDTPCSSIPHSEWSRLALFDFLLQVHDRLDRYCCGFQPDPSEPCVEEMLHEKCRNPAELVLVHILIRRSAPSRLVFIDNAGRPQHPEEKLNFRLLQGIDSFPAAAVATLRSGRLQSLLLRSLRLDREFWESQGGAEGLRPLLQTIDRRAQILLRHIQERNLTVFEDSPC